A region of Vigna radiata var. radiata cultivar VC1973A chromosome 6, Vradiata_ver6, whole genome shotgun sequence DNA encodes the following proteins:
- the LOC106764178 gene encoding esterase has translation MEFSTLNKLFFNPLVSALALLSIATTSLNPAVASKRCDFPAIFNFGASNADTGGLAASFPFAGPKPPSGDTFFRRPAGRFCDGRLIIDFMAQRFGLPYLSPYLDSMGSNFSHGANFATAGSTIIFQQAGGQYRSSPFSLGIQYQQFERFKPTTKLIRDQGGVFAALMPKEEYFDEALYTFDIGQNDLTVGFFGNTTLQQVNASIPDIISNFTSNIKNIYNLGARSFWIHNTGPIGCLPLILTNFESAERDKYGCAKAYNEVANSFNLKLKEALAYLRKDLPTAAITYVDIYSAKYSLFRDPKKYGFELPLVACCGYGGKYNFSNSVGCGGTIKVKDNDIFVGSCERPSVRVIWDGIHYTEAANKVVFDQISSGAFTDPPIPLNMACHRK, from the exons ATGGAGTTTTCTACCCTTAACAAGCTATTTTTCAACCCTCTTGTCTCTGCACTTGCACTTTTGTCCATTGCTACAACTTCACTCAACCCTGCAGTGGCCTCAAAACGCTGTGATTTCCCGGCCATCTTTAACTTTGGTGCCTCAAACGCTGACACTGGTGGCTTGGCTGCTTCCTTCCCTTTTGCTGGACCAAAACCACCCAGTGGAGACACCTTTTTTCGCAGACCTGCCGGAAGATTCTGTGATGGACGACTCATCATTGATTTCATGG CACAAAGATTTGGACTCCCTTATCTCAGTCCATATCTTGATTCAATGGGGTCCAACTTCTCACATGGAGCGAATTTTGCAACAGCAGGATCAACAATCATATTCCAACAAGCTGGAGGGCAGTATAGAAGCAGTCCTTTCAGCCTTGGAATTCAGTACCAGCAATTCGAACGTTTTAAACCTACTACGAAGTTGATTAGGGACCAAG GTGGGGTGTTTGCAGCACTGATGCCCAAAGAAGAATACTTTGATGAAGCTTTGTACACATTTGATATAGGTCAAAATGATCTTACAGTTGGCTTTTTTGGTAACACGACTCTTCAACAAGTTAATGCGTCTATACCTGATATAATATCGAACTTCACATCAAATATAAAG AACATATACAATTTGGGGGCTAGGTCATTTTGGATTCACAACACTGGACCTATTGGTTGTCTTCCTTTGATTTTGACCAATTTTGAATCTGCTGAAAGGGATAAGTATGGTTGTGCAAAGGCATACAATGAAGTGGCTAATTCTTTTAACCTAAAATTGAAGGAAGCCTTGGCTTATCTTCGTAAGGACCTTCCTACGGCTGCAATTACATATGTAGATATCTACTCTGCTAAGTACTCTCTTTTCAGAGACCCAAAGAAATATG GATTTGAGCTTCCACTTGTTGCTTGTTGTGGCTATGGAGGGAAGTACAACTTCAGCAATAGTGTTGGATGTGGAGGAACCATTAAGGtcaaggacaatgatatttttgtaGGTTCTTGTGAAAGACCATCTGTTAGAGTGATATGGGATGGGATCCACTACACTGAAGCAGCTAACAAAGTTGTCTTCGATCAAATCTCTTCTGGGGCTTTCACAGATCCACCCATTCCATTGAATATGGCATGTCACAGAAAATAG
- the LOC106764070 gene encoding uncharacterized protein LOC106764070, translating to MSEKASQPAMSEEDLDFEKKVSIKETMEIDPSKVLVVLRDFLAIQQRRAEAYSKLKRGFSDYMANGGELAYQQLCGEITVEFSDCSKKVLEMEALFRSSDYCREDLAKLLRAVQDQEKQNLFLTVTIQKLKKAGRPSERLVSHENCKFTKPTEHECVHVQEITEASGTEEAEADAEYDNALNEAIRGVQDVVMTINEHLEEVRYEIAALEAE from the exons ATGAGTGAGAAAGCGTCGCAGCCAGCGATGTCGGAGGAAGATTTGGATTTCGAGAAGAAGGTTTCGATAAAGGAGACGATGGAGATTGATCCATCCAAAGTCCTTGTAGTGCTTCGCGATTTCCTCGCAATTCAGCAACGCAGGGCCGAAGCATATTCCAAGCTCAAAAG GGGGTTTTCTGACTACATGGCTAATGGAGGGGAATTGGCTTATCAGCAGCTTTGCGGTGAAATAACAGTAGAGTTTAGTGATTGCTCGAAAAAA GTCCTTGAAATGGAGGCATTGTTTAGGAGCTCTGATTATTGCCGGGAAGATCTAGCAAAGCTTCTTAGAGCTGTTCAAGATCAAGAAAAGCAGAATCTGTTTCTG ACTGTCACCATTCAGAAGTTAAAGAAAGCAGGTCGCCCATCTGAACGTCTGGTGAGCCATGAGAATTGCAAATTTACAAAACCAACGGAGCATGAATGTGTTCATGTTCAGGAGATTACTGAAGCTTCTGGAACTGAAGAAGCAGAAGCAGATGCTGAGTATGACAATGCTCTAAATGAAGCTATTAGAGGTGTTCAGGATGTTGTGATGACCATCAATGAACACCTAGAAGAAGTCAGATATGAAATTGCTGCCCTTGAAGCGGAGTGA